The following nucleotide sequence is from Streptomyces pactum.
CGGCGCGGACCCGCACCGGCGGCACCGCGGCGGCGGAGGACGTATTTCCGGAAGTCGCAGTCATCCCCGTCAGTGTCTCAGGACGGCGCGGCGGGGCGTCCGCGGCATCCCCGCCCGGTCCCTGATCCCCTCTGCCCCGGCGCCCGGCGCCCGGCCCCCCGGCGCCCCGCCCGCCGCGCAGCCGCACCCCGCGCGTACGGTCCCGGGCCCACCCGCACCCGCCCGTGCCGGGCCCGGCGGCGCCCAGGTCTGCCCGTGCCGGGCCCGGCGGCGCCCGCGCCCCCACGCGTACGGTCCGGGGACGGGCGTACGGCCCGGACGGCGGCCCGCACCCGCCGCCCACCGCGCCCCCGGCCGGGCGTACGGTCCGACCCCCGGCGCCCCCGGCCCGCCTGCCCCCGGCCCCCGCCTGCCCGGTCCGCACCCCGACCGGTCCGTGTTCCGCACCCCGCGCCCCTGGGGCCCACCCGGACGGCCGGTCCGGGTACCGCCGGACGGCCCGGGGACACGCCCCGGGGGGTCCCGTTCGAGTGGCACTCCGCCGCTCCTCCAGCCGGCCGGGGGAAGATCACGCGGCGCATCGCGGCCGTACTGCGGCCCTACGACCGGCCGCCCGGCCCCGGACCACCCCTGACCAGGCACCCGGACCCCGGACCGGGCCCCGGCCCGGACCGTGCGGCACCGGACCGCCCGGCCCCGGAAGCCACCCGGTCCAGGCCCGGCTCCACTCAGGGGACCCGGATCCGGACCCCCGACCGGGCGGCGGTCCGGGCGGCCCGGGCGGTCCCCGGCGGCATCCGGCCCGCCCACCCCGGCGGACGGGTGCCGGACCTCCGGCCCCCGGCCGACCCCGGACCACCCCGACCGCCGGTGCGCCGCGCTGTCGTTCCACCGATCTCCGCCGTGCCCGCGAGGAGGGCTCATGACCGTCCGCCCCATGCCCGTCGACCACCAGGTGGGGCACGAGCAGTACAACCCGCTCACCCTCCGGCTGTACGACACGCTGGTGTACGGGCTGACCTGCCCGCTGTTCTGGAAGGTCCCGGAGAGTGCCCTGCTGCGGTTGTACGAGCGCAACATCGCCGAGACGCACCTGGACATCGGGGTCGGCACCGGCCGGCTGCTGGACCGTTGCGCCATGCCGGTGGACCGGCCGCGCATCACCCTGTTCGACCTCAACCCGCACTGCCTCGCCCACGCCGCCCGCCGGCTGGCCCGGTACGAGGTGACGACCCACCTGGGGAGCGTGCTGAAGCCGTTCCCGCGGCTGGTCGGGTCCCACGGTTCGGCCGCGCTCAATCTGATGCTGCACTGTGTGCCGGGCGACATCCCGGAGAAGGCCATCGCCTTCGACCACACCGCCGGCTGCGTCCGCCCCGGCGGGAAGATCTTCGGCAGCACGGTGCTCTCGCGGGGCGTTCCGGTCACCCGCCGCGCCCGGTTCGCGCTCGGCCGGCTCAACGCCGTCCGCAGCTTCCACAACACCGAGGACGACCTGGAAGACCTCCACGAGCAGTTGGAGAAGCGGTTCTCCCGGTACCGGGTGACGGTCTACGGCTGCGTCGCGCTCTTCGAGGCCACCGTGGACTGACCGCGACCGACCCCCGACGCCCGGACTCCGCCCGGCGCGCGACGCCCACGGCGACCCCGGCCGCCACGGCGCGGCGGGCATCCACGACACCCCGGCCCCCACGGCGCGACCGTCCACGGTGCCGCGGACGCCCACGGCGACGGCGCGGACGGCCACGGCACGGCGGGCCCGCACGGCGACGCGGCGGGCCGGCGTTGGGAGACTGTGGGCATGAGGACCGCCTACCGCGTCGAGACCGTACGGACCGCCGAACGCGAGCTGATGGCGCGGCTGCCGGAGGGTGCGCTGATGCGCCGCGCCGCCGCCGGACTGGCCGCCGCCTGCGTCGAACTGCTCGGACCGCCGGGCCGCCCCGCCCCGGCCGGTCCCCGCCGCCGGCCGCGCCGCCCGGGAGGGCCCTCCGGCACCTACGGCGCCCGGGTCACGCTGCTGGTGGGCAGCGGGGACAACGGGGGTGACGCGCTGTACGCCGGCGCCCTCCTGGCCCGCCGGGGCGCCGGGGTGACCGCCGTCCTGCTCAGCCCCGACCGGGCGCACCCCGGCGGGCTGCGGGCGCTGCGCACGGCCGGCGGCCGGATCGTCCACGCCACCACGGCCGCCACCGCCACCCCCGGCACGACGCCCGCCACCGCACCCGGTGCCGGCCCCGCGGAGACCGCCGCACCCGGGGAGACCCCGGTGTCCGGCGAGGCGGTGGCGGCCGTGGCAGGCGCCGACCTGGTGATCGACGGCATCGTCGGTATCGGGGGCCGGGGCGGCCTCCGCCCGGTCGCGGAACGGTTGCTGGAGTCGGTCCGCGCCCCCCTGGTCGCCGTGGACCTGCCCAGCGGGGTGGACGCGGACAGCGGCGAGGTGTCCGGTGCGGCGGTCACCGCCGACCTCACCGTCACCTTCGGCGCGTACAAGCCGGGCCTGCTGATCGACCCGGCCCACGAACGGGCCGGCGCGCTGCGGCTGATCGACATCGGGCTGGGCCCCTTTCTGCCGCCGGAGCCGGACGTGGTGGCGCTCCAGCACGCGGACATCGCCCGGCTGCTGCCCGCCCCCGCGCCGGAGAGCGACAAGTACCGGCGCGGTGTGGTGGGCGTGGTGGCCGGTTCGGCGCGCTACCCGGGCGCGGCGGTGCTGGCGGTGGCCGGGGCGCTGCGCGGCGGCGCGGGGGCCGTGCGGTACGTGGGCCCGGCCGCGGACGCGGTGATCGCCCGCTTCCCCGAGGCGCTGGTGCACGCCGGGCCGCCGCACAAGGCCGGCCGGGTCCAGGCCTGGGTGGTCGGGCCGGGGCTCGGTGACGACGAGGACGCCCGGCGCGCGCTGGCCGACGTGGTCGCCTCCGACGTGCCGGTCCTGGTGGACGCGGACGGGCTGCGGCTGCTGCCGGACGCCGGTGAGCGGCGGGCGCCGACCCTGCTCACCCCGCACGCCGGGGAGGCGGCGGCGCTGCTGGGCACCTCCCGCGCGGAGGTGGAGGCGAACCGGCTGCGGTCGGTGCGCGCGCTGGCCGAGCGGTTCGGCGCCACCGCGCTGCTGAAGGGGTCCACCACCCTGATCGCCTCGGCCACCGGCCCGGCCCGGGTCAACCCCACCGGCACCGGCTGGCTGGCCACCGCCGGCAGCGGTGATGTGCTCTCCGGGCTGGTCGGCTCGCTGCTGGCGGCCGGGCTCCACCCGCGCGACGCGGCGGCGGCCGGGGCGTACCTGCACGGGCTCGCCGCCCGCCGGGTGGCCGGCCGGCCGGGGTCGCCGATCACCGCCCACGAGGTGGCGCAGGCGCTGCCGGGGGCGTGGGCGGACGTCCGCACCGGCTGATCCCGAGCGGGCCCGCACGCCGGCGGCCTCCCGGCCACCGCCCGGGACGGGCCCCCGGCGCCGGCGCCCGTCCCGGACCGCTCCCCCGGCGACGCGGGCACCTCCCGGCCGGTCACGCCGGCCCGCCCGTCTCCCGGCGCCGGCGCCTGCCGACCCGGTCATCCGTCCGCCGCCGCCGGACCCTCCCGGTGCCGGTCCTGCCGTTCCACGAGCGCCGCCAGCCCGTCGAGCACGGACCGCAGTCCCATCTCGAACAGCTCGTCCAGGCGCAGGTCGTAGCCGCTCTCGCCGACGGCCGACAGCACCCGTCGGAGGGTCGGGTAGGCGCCGGAGGAGACCAGTTCGGCGAGGGCCGGTTCCTGGGATGCCATCCACTCCTCCTCCGAGACCCCGGTGGCGCTCCGGGCCTGGGCCTCCCGCTCCAGTTGGACGGCGATGCCCTGGACATGGCTGTACAGCAGCACATTGATGTCGAGCATGGTCGCAGCGTCCAGGCCGTGCCCGTCCAGGGCGCTGAGCATCCAGTCCGAGTACGCCATCAGGTTCGGCAGCATCAGCGGGCGGGTGAGCGGTCCGATCTGCGCCAGCCACGGGTGGGCGCGGTGCACCGCCCACAGGGCCCGGGCGCCCATCGCCAGCCGGTCGCGCCAGTGGGCCGGCGGGCGCGCGGGCCACCTCAGCTCACCGAGCACGGTGTCCGCCATCGAGTGGACCAGGTCGTCCTTGCTGGCGACGTAGCGGTACGGCGACATGGCGGCGGAACCCAGCCGCGCCGCGATCCCCCGCATGGAGAGGGCGGGCAGCCCCTCGGTGTCGGCGATCTCGATGGCGGTACGCACGATCCGCTCCCGGGACAGCTCCCGTCCGGGCGCCGCGCCGTGCTCCGGGCCGTCGTCCACCGGCCCCGGACGGGCCCCGCCCCCGGACGGGTGCCCGGCGGAAGCCGCCGGACGCCGCTCGGAACCCGCGGCGCGCCGCTCCGGGACCGCCGGGCGCCGGCGGGGGGCGGCCACCACCGTGCCCACCCTCGGCTGCGCCTCGATCAGCCCCTCCTGGCGCAGCGCGGCCAGTGCCTTGGTCGCGGTGGCCAGGGCCACGCCCCACTCCTGCGCGACCCGGCGCGTGGAGGGCAGCCGGCCACCAGGCGCCAGCTCACCGGTGACGATCCGCCGCCGCAGCTCGCCGGCGATCCGCAGATACGGAGGACGGGTGTCCTCGGACATGTCCGCACTCCTCTCTCCCGCAACACCGCTGTACTAGGACAGAGGCTACCAGCGACAACGGCGCGCCGGCCGTCTCTGACCTAGTACAGCGAGCCGAACAACCCGCCGAAACGACTGCCTCCGGGCCAGGTCTACGACGTACATTCGGCGTCACCGAAAGGACCTGCGGCTTCGGTCGCCGTTCCGCGTACGCCGTAAGAAGGGTTTCCGCCATGCCGATCACCCGTACCGCCCGGCCCGTCTCTCCCGCCCGGACCGCGCTCGTCTCCGGGGCGGGCGTCGCCGGGCTGGCCACCGCCTACTGGCTGCGCCGCCACGGCTGGACCACCACCGTGGTCGAGCGCGCCCCGGCGGTCCGCACCGGTGGCCACGCGATCGACGTGCGCGGGGTCGCCCTCGCCGTGCTGGAGCGGATGGGGCTGCTGGACCAGGTGCGACAGGCACGCACCCGGACCCGCGGGATGACGATGCTCGACGGTGACGGGAGGGAGCAGTGGCGCTCCACCGAAATGGCCCTCAGCAGCGGCCGGCTCGACAGCGACGACTGCGAACTCCTCCGTGAGGACCTGACCCGGCTGCTGTACGAACGGACCGCGCCGGAAACGGAATTCCTCTTCGGCGACTCGGTGGTCACGCTCGACGGCACCCCGGCCGGGACGGACCGGACGGACGGACCGGACGGACCGGACGGGCCCGAGGGGATACGCGTCGGCTTCGAACACGCCCCCGACCGGACGTTCGACCTGGTGGTGGGCGCGGACGGGCTGCACTCGACGGTGCGCCGGCTGGCCTTCGGGGAGGAGGCCCGGTTCGCCCACCACCTGGGCTCCTACGTCGGCGTCTTCTCCACCGACAACTTCCTCGGCCTGGAGGACTGGCAGGTGTGGTCCCAGGACGAGACCACCACCACCTGCGTCTACCCGGTGCGCGACAACACCGAGCTGCGCGCCACCGTCGGCTTCCGGTCCGAGCCGCTCGCCGACCACGACCACCGCGACACGGACGCCCACCGGACGCTGCTCGCCGACCGGCTGGCCCACCTCGGCGGCGACACCCCCCGGCTGCTGAAGGCGATGCACACCGCGCCCGACTTCTACTTCGACGCGATGGCCCAGATCCGGATGGACCGGTGGTCGCGGGGACGGACGGTCCTGGTGGGGGACGCCGGATACTGCCCGTCGCCGCTCTCCGGCCAGGGCACCAGCCTCGCCCTGGTGGGGGCGTACGTCCTCGCCGACGAACTCGCGAAGGCCGGCGGTGACCACCGCGTCGCCCTCCCCCGCTACGAGGAGCGCCTGCGCCCCTTCGTCACCCTCAACCAGGCCCTGGCCACCGAGAACCCGGGCAACCCGGCCGCCGAGGAGTCGGTGGACCGGGCGAAGAACGCGCTCTCGCTCGACGCGTGACACGACGACGTGGTGCGGCGGGCCCCGCCCCGGGGCCCGCCGCACCACGTCGTATTCGCGTGGTCGCGCGCCGCCGGTCAGCCGGCGGGGAACTCCCCGCGCTTCACGGCCGACACGAACGCCGACCAGCCCTCCGCCGAGAACACCAGCGCCGGGCCGGTCGGGTTCTTGCTGTCGCGCACGGGGACGCCGGCGCAGCCGCGCGCCACTTCGAGGCAGTCGCCGTTGCTTCCTCCGCTGTAGCTCGACTTGAACCAGTCGGTGAATGCGGAGGGACCGGGGGCGACGTGCTCACTGCTAACCATGATCGTATTCTTCCGCTACAGCCCTGATGAGGGCCAGGGACTCCTGTCGGGTTGCCGCTTCGCTCAGGGCAAGAGCGTAGGCCGACTGACACGCGCGTACCAGCGACGGGTCATCCATCAAATGCCCGGAGCGGAACCCTTCGACGTACGCGATGGGGGCGGCATCCTCGAAGGTCATGAGAGTCATCATGCTCTCCATCAGCGAGTGTGCCCCCGCCGAGAACGGCAGGACGTGCAGCCGCAGCCGACGTGTCTCCGCCAGGTCTGCGATTCTCCGCAACTGCTCGGCCATCACCCGCCGCCCGCCCACGGGCCTGCGTAGAACCGCTTCGTCCAGCACCGTCCACAGCACCGGCTGCAACGGATCATCGAGAATCCGAACACGGCTCATGCGGTTGACGATCCGCTCGTCAAGATCGGCCCGCTGGTTCGGGCTGTACGCCTCGAAGACCGCCCGCGCATAGGCCTCCGTCTGCAACAAACCGGGGACGAGGGAGATGCTGTACTGCTGGATCTCCACGGCGTGCGGCTCCAACTCCGCCACAACCGCGAAATGGTCAGCGAACTTGGACTCCAGGTCCTCCAGCCACCGCAGGAAGAACCCATCCGTGCCCAACGCCTGATCGATGCGCGCCGCGTCGTCCGGCTTGGGGAGGCGTCGGCCCGCCTCGAAGTGGCTGATCAGGGTGGGCGAGCACACCACGCGCTCGCTCAGCGTCTCCTGGGTCAGCCCGGCGGCCATCCGGCGGAGTCTCAGTTCCTCGCCGTATTTCTCCCTGGGGGTCCGTGGCCTGCGTTCGATCTCCATGGGCAGCTCCCAGTGTTGAAAGAGGCGTTGTCAGCCTCGCCCTACTGGCAGCGTAGGGAGCGGACCCTGCACGCTGTGAGGGAAGCGCCACAGACCGTGAAAAACACATGGGACCCTCGCGACCGAGTGCACCGGCCCGAGGGCGTGGCCCACAGCTACCCAACGGAGGTTGCGGACATGCCCCACGCTATCGCGTGGTTCCTCGACATGCTGCTGCACGCGGTGTTCCGCTCATCGGGCCGTCACCGGGCCACCGGCCGGACCACCACCCGCGGCGCCCGCCGGGCCGCGGAGGCCGGGCCGGTCACCGCCCCACCGGCGGCGCCACCGCCGCACCGCCCCGCGCCCGTTCTCCGCGCCGAGGACGTCGCGCTGGTCCGCCCGTACCGGGTCGCCCACGAGGAACACCAGGAACGCGAGGAGGCACTGCGCCGGTGGCGGCACCGGCGGACCCTGGTGCTCGCGGTGCACGGTGGCCGGATCGACCTCGGCGCGTACCTGATGACGGAGGCGGGCCGGTGAGCGCGCACGCCCGGCTGCTGCCGTGGACCGGACCCGGCGGCCGGCCCGCCTACCTGCTCGCCGACGCGACGGACAGCCATCTGTGGCGGCTGGCCGACGAGATGGAGGCCGTACAGCTGCGCATGGGCGGCGAGATGATCCGGCACGCGCGGGCGGTGGTCGAGGACCGGAAGGCCGACACCGGGCAACTGCGGTACGTCGTCGCCCGGTTGACCGAGGCGCTGACGGACGCGCTGCGCGTCGCCGAGAGCCGTGGCCTGCGGCTGGCGGCCGGGCCGGACACCGGCCCGGCCCCGGGACCGGCGACGGACCCGCCCGGCCCGCCCGGCACCGGCTCCCGCACGGGAGAGGAGGTGGCCCCGGTATGAGTGACTGGCGGATCGGCCCGCGCCCGGGCCACCGGCCACGCCGGGACGGGGACGACGGCGGGGTCGCGGTGCCGCTGACGGTCACCCGCGACGGGCAGGTGGTCGGCGCCGCCGACCTGGTGCTGACCGCGGCGGAGGCGGAGCAGCTGCACGCGGCGCTCTGCTACGCGCTGGACGGCCGGCCGGTCCCGGACTTCGCCCCGGACTGCCGGTACCCGGTCCAGCGGCGCAACGGCGCCTTCCGGTAGGGCCTGCCGGTCGCCCGCCCGCGCCCGCGCCGCGACGGCCGGCGCGGGCGCGCGACCGGTGGCCCCGCGGATACCGGGCCGCCACGGGCCCGGACGCCGGCGCCGGACGTGCACACCGGCCGGTGCGGGCGCCGCGGCGGGTGGCAGGCGGCGGGCGGTGGTGACGGGTCACTCGACGTCCGTCACAGCTGGGCGCGGGCCGTCTCGAAGAGCTGCCGTTGCCGGGCGAGGCCCAGATGCTCTGGATGTCGTTCCTCCCTGTCCGGGTCCATCCCTCCGGAACCGCGAACACCGCCGTGAGCCCTGCTTCCTCCACCCGGCGCCATCCCCGGGGAGGGCGGGCAGCGAAGGGGCGGGCGGCGTGGTGGGAGCGACGGTGGTGGCGGCCGAGGGCGGTGAGGTGGCGGCCGGGGACCCGGAGGAGGCGGCCGGGGGGCGCGGACGAGCTGGCTGCCGGGGTCCCGGTGGAGGCTCGCCCCGCCCGGGATCGTCCGCCATCCGGCCCCCCTTGCCGACACACAGCTGACCGGTGTCATTGAACGGGATCGCGGCGCCGCGGAAAAGACCGGCGGCGGGCGGGAATTCCCGTACCCGAGGGCGCGCCGGTGTCGCCGGGACGGGCCCGTGCCACGCACCGGGGCCGGGCCGCACGGCGAGCGGACGCCGGCCGGGCGCAGGGGCGTGCGCGGGGCGCCGTCGTCGCGGCGCGGGGCGATACGGGCGCGGGACGGAGCGATGGGGCCGGGCCCCCCGTTCCCGGCCCCCCATCGTCTCCCCCGTGGTCCCCGCCGCGCCTGTCGCGCGGGCGGGGGCCGGGCCGCCGCCGCGTTCTCCCACAGGCGGCCCGCGGGCCCTCGGTGCCGTATCGCCACCGTGTGCCCGTGGGAACAGCATGGCCGGTCGGCCACCGGCGGATCGACGTGTTTCGGCCTGGCCCGAACAACGGCATCCCGGACAGGCTCTGGGCCATGCCGCTGCGTATCCACTTCACCGCCCAGGACCTGGCCCGTACCCGTCTGGCGGAGGCACCGCGTCCGATGCTGGAACTGAACATCGCGCTGCGGCTGCTCCAGGAGCAGAGCCACCCGACCCGGTTCGGGCCCTGGCGGCGGGAATCGCTGAAGCGGCTGTCACCGCAGGTGAGGATGTTGTTCGACCTGGTCCCGCCGGTCGGCTGGTCGGTCGACTTCCTGGACCACGCCACGGTGGGCGGCCTCGACGAGGCACTCGACCTGATCCGGGCCACGCCCGCCGCACGCCTGCGCGCGGACATGGAGGCCTGGGCCGAGCGCGGCGGCCGGCGCCCGGTGCCCGCCTGGACCCGGTCGATCGGCTCGGACCGGCGGCTGCTGCTGGAGCTGGCCGACACCGTCGGCCACGTCTACCAGCAGATCATCGCCCCCTACCGGCCGCGGCTGGACGCGCTCGGCGACGCGGACCAGGCGATGCGCCGGCGCCAGCTCGGCCAGGGCGGACTGGACGCCCTGCTGGCCGGGCTCAACCCCCGCCGCATCCGGTGGCGTCCGCCGGTCCTGGAGCTGAGCACGGCGTCCGGCTTCGAGGGCGACATCTGCCTCCAGGGCCGCGGCCTGCTGCTGATCCCCTCCGCCTTCGGCGCGGTGTACCCGGTGCTCAACGACGAGGCCGAACCCCAGCCCTGGATCACGTACCCGGTGGGGCTCCGGGAGACCGACCTGTACCTGCCGCCCACGGACACCGCCCGGGCCCTGAGCACCGTGCCCGACTCGCTGGCGGCGCTGCTCGGCCACACCCGCGCCGTGGTGCTGTGGACCATCGCCCACCATCCCGGCTGCACCACCACCGAACTCGCCCGCCGGGCCGGCATCTCACCGGCCAGCGCCAGCCAGCACGCGACCGTGCTGCGCACCGCCGGGCTGACCACCACCATGCGCCACCACAACACCGCGCTGCACACCGCCAGTCCACTGGGCACCGGCCTCCTCGCCACCGCGTCCTGACCGCCGCCGGACATGGGCCGGCCCCGGGCGGTCCGGGGCGGCCCGGGGGACCCGCACCGCCCGGGGCCGGCTCAGCCCTCCGCGATGACCACCGCGGAGGCGACCCCGGCGTCGTGACTGAGCGACACGTGCCACTGCTTGACGCCGAGTTCGGCGGCGCGGGCGGCCACCGTGCCGCGGACCGACAGCCGGGGCCGGCCGCTGTCCTCGGTGATCACCTCGGCGTCGGTCCAGTACATGCCGCCCGGCGCGCCCAGCGCCTTGGCCAGCGCCTCCTTGGCGGCGAACCGGGCGGCGAGCGACGCCATGCCGCGCCGCTCCCCGCTGGGCAGCAGCAGTTCCCGTTCGACGAAGAGGCGGGCCGCCATGCCCGGGGTCCGCTCCATGGCGTCCGCGAACCGGTCGATCTCGGCGACGTCGATGCCGACTCCGATGATCACCGGGTCACTCCACCGTCACGGACTTGGCCAGGTTCCGCGGCTGGTCCACCTCGTTGCCGCGCGCGGTGGCCAGCTCACAGGCGAACACCTGGAGCGGGACGGTGGCGACCAGCGGCTGGAGCAGCGTGGGGGTCGGCGGGATCTCGATGAGGTGGTCGGCGTAGGGCGCGACCGCCTCGTCGCCGCGCTCGGCGATGACGATGGTGCGGGCGCCGCGGGCCCGGATCTCCTGGATGTTGGAGACGATCTTGTCGTGCAGGACCGACCGGCCGCGCGGCGACGGGACCACGACCACCACCGGCAGGTCGTCCTCGATGAGCGCGATCGGCCCGTGCTTCAGCTCGCCGGCCGCGAAGCCCTCGGCGTGCATGTAGGCCAGCTCCTTGAGCTTCAGCGCGCCCTCCAGCGCCACCGGGTAGCCGACGTGCCGGCCCAGGAAGAGGACGGTGTTCTTGGTGGCGAGGGTGCGGGCCAGCTCGCGCACCGGCTCCATCGTCTCCAGCACCTCGTCCACCTGGGTGCCGATCTCCGACAGCTCGCGGATCACCGCCTGGATCTCGTCACCCCACTTGGTGCCGCGCACCTGGCCCAGGTAGAGGGCGACCAGGTAGCAGGCGACGAGCTGGGTGAGGAACGCCTTGGTGGAGGCGACGGCGACCTCCGGGCCGGCGTGGGTGTAGAGCACCGCGTCCGACTCGCGCGGGATGGTCGAGCCGTTGGTGTTGCAGATGGCCAGCACCTTCGCGCCCTGCTCACGGGCGTGCCGCAGCGCCATCAGGGTGTCCATGGTCTCGCCGGACTGGGAGATGGCGATCACCAGGGTGCGCGAGTCCATGATCGGGTCCCGGTAGCGGAACTCGCTGGCCAGCTCGGTCTCGCAGGGGATGCGGGTCCAGTGCTCGATGGCGTACTTGGCGATCATGCCGGCGTGGAAGGCGGTGCCGCAGGCCACGATGACGACCTTGTCCACCTCCCGCAGCACCGACACCGGGATGCGGATCTCGTCCAGCCGCAGCGAGCCGGAGGCGTCGATCCGGCCCAGCAGGGTGTCGGCGACCGCCTTCGGCTGCTCGGCGATCTCCTTGAGCATGAAGTAGTCGTAGCCGCCCTTCTCGGCGGCCGACGCGTCCCAGTCCACGTGGTACGTACGGACCTCGGCGGGGGCGCCGTCGAAGTCGGTGACCGTCACCCCGTCCCGGCGCAGCTCGACCACCTGGTCCTGGCCCAGCTCGATCGCCTCCCGGGTGTGGGCGATGAACGCGGCGACGTCGGAGGCGAGGAACGCCTCCTCCTCACCGACGCCGACCACCAGCGGGGAGTTGCGGCGCGCCCCGACCACCACGTCCGGCGCGTCGGCGTGCACCGCCACCAGGGTGAACGCGCCCTCCAGCCGGCGGCACACCTGGCGCATCGCCTCGGCCAGGTCGCCGCAGGAGGAGAACGACTCGGCGAGCAGGTGCGCGACCACCTCGGTGTCGGTCTCCGAGGCCAGCTCGTGGCCGCGGTCGGTCAGCTCGGCGCGGAGCGCGGCGAAGTTCTCGATGATGCCGTTGTGGACGACGGCGACCCGGCCGGAGTTGTCCAGGTGCGGGTGGGCGTTGGCGTCCGTGGGCCCGCCGTGGGTGGCCCAGCGGGTGTGCCCGATGCCGGTGCCGCCGGTGGGCAGCGGGCGGTCGGCCAGCTCCTTCTCCAGGTTCGCCAGCTTGCCGGCCTTCTTGGCGGCGGCCAGGCCGCCGTCGGCCAGCACGGCCACACCGGCCGAGTCGTAACCCCGGTACTCCAGCCGCTTCAGTCCGGCGAGCACCACGTCGAGGGCGGACTGCCCTCCCACATAACCAACGATTCCGCACATGGCCGGAAGCCTACGACCCGGGCCGCCGCGGACGCGCGAGGGCCCGGCGGAACGGGCGAGGTGCATAATGCGCGCCAGCGGCCCCCGGCCGCGTCCGCCTCGTCCGTCCTGGGGGTCATGTGCGCCGCGCCACCGTCACCGCCGTCACCGGTCCGCTCCTCGCCGCGCTGCTGGCCACGGCGACCGCCTGCTCCTCGGACTCCGGCGGGGACGGCGGGGACGGGAAGAAGTCCACCCCGGTGTCGGTGGCGGCCGGCGAGACCGGCCGGACCAGCGCCCGGATCACCGAGCGGGTGAAGGTCACCAGCGACAAGGGCGGCTTCGAGCTGACCGCGAGCGGCCCGTTCGACATGGCGAAGGACACCGGGAAGCTGTCGGTGCGGATGCCGGGCGGCGCGATCGACCACATGGACGAGGTCTTCGGTGGCGGGAAGGTCTACCTCCGGCCGCTGGGCAACCTCGGCAAGGACACCTGGGCGGTGATCGACCGGGACCGGGCGCAGGCCCACTACCTGCTGCGGTCCCCGGCGAACGACCCCGAGCACCTGCTGTGGCAGGTCTCCGGCATGCGGGATGTGCGCGAGCGCGGCACCGAGCGGATCCGCGGCGAGCGGACCACGCACTACCGCGGCACCCTCGGCCACGACACCGTCGCCGCCCGGCTGGATCCGCTGACCCTCGCCAAGGTGGAGGCGCTGCGGGAGAAGGAGGGCGAGGACCTGCCGGTCACCGCGGACGCCTGGGTGGACGGGAAGGGGCGGCTGGCCCGGGTGCGGCTCGCCTCCGCGATGGGCGGCACCGAGGTGACCATCACCATGGACCTGACGGACTTCGGGGTGGCGGTCCGGGTGCCGGTCCCCGACCCCACGTCCACCAAGGCGACCGAGACCACCCAGGGCCTGCTGCCGGGCTGACCGCCGGTCCTTCGCCGCCGCACCGGCGCCGGGCCCGCGCGTGCGGCGCCTGCGTGCGCGCGTCCGGTGTGCCGTGGCCTGCGCGTCCGGCCGGATGTCCGGGACCCCGGCCTCCGGCTCTCCCGCGTCCGGGTCTCCCACGTCCGGATCTCCCGCACCCAGGTCTCCCGCGTCCGGGCCCACGGGCTCGGGCCCCGGGTGTCCGGGCCTGCGTGCCCGGCCCCCGGGCGGCTCCGGTGGTCCGGTGTCCGGTCCCCGGACGGCTCCGGCGGCCTCCCGGCGCCTCCCGGGCGGCCGCCGGCCCGTGCCGGTGATCCCCGGGCGACCTGGGGCGCTCCCCGGGGGTTGGCCGAACGTCCTCCGGGTGTTCCCCGGGGGCCTCCCGGCGTTCCCCCGGGGTTCT
It contains:
- a CDS encoding winged helix-turn-helix domain-containing protein, which encodes MPLRIHFTAQDLARTRLAEAPRPMLELNIALRLLQEQSHPTRFGPWRRESLKRLSPQVRMLFDLVPPVGWSVDFLDHATVGGLDEALDLIRATPAARLRADMEAWAERGGRRPVPAWTRSIGSDRRLLLELADTVGHVYQQIIAPYRPRLDALGDADQAMRRRQLGQGGLDALLAGLNPRRIRWRPPVLELSTASGFEGDICLQGRGLLLIPSAFGAVYPVLNDEAEPQPWITYPVGLRETDLYLPPTDTARALSTVPDSLAALLGHTRAVVLWTIAHHPGCTTTELARRAGISPASASQHATVLRTAGLTTTMRHHNTALHTASPLGTGLLATAS
- a CDS encoding holo-ACP synthase, with translation MIIGVGIDVAEIDRFADAMERTPGMAARLFVERELLLPSGERRGMASLAARFAAKEALAKALGAPGGMYWTDAEVITEDSGRPRLSVRGTVAARAAELGVKQWHVSLSHDAGVASAVVIAEG
- the glmS gene encoding glutamine--fructose-6-phosphate transaminase (isomerizing), yielding MCGIVGYVGGQSALDVVLAGLKRLEYRGYDSAGVAVLADGGLAAAKKAGKLANLEKELADRPLPTGGTGIGHTRWATHGGPTDANAHPHLDNSGRVAVVHNGIIENFAALRAELTDRGHELASETDTEVVAHLLAESFSSCGDLAEAMRQVCRRLEGAFTLVAVHADAPDVVVGARRNSPLVVGVGEEEAFLASDVAAFIAHTREAIELGQDQVVELRRDGVTVTDFDGAPAEVRTYHVDWDASAAEKGGYDYFMLKEIAEQPKAVADTLLGRIDASGSLRLDEIRIPVSVLREVDKVVIVACGTAFHAGMIAKYAIEHWTRIPCETELASEFRYRDPIMDSRTLVIAISQSGETMDTLMALRHAREQGAKVLAICNTNGSTIPRESDAVLYTHAGPEVAVASTKAFLTQLVACYLVALYLGQVRGTKWGDEIQAVIRELSEIGTQVDEVLETMEPVRELARTLATKNTVLFLGRHVGYPVALEGALKLKELAYMHAEGFAAGELKHGPIALIEDDLPVVVVVPSPRGRSVLHDKIVSNIQEIRARGARTIVIAERGDEAVAPYADHLIEIPPTPTLLQPLVATVPLQVFACELATARGNEVDQPRNLAKSVTVE